The window TGGTGCCCTGGCTGTAGATCAGACCACCGACGGGTACTGCATGTGTGCCGGGGAGCTTGCTTTCGAGTTCTTCGACGGGAGCGGTTGGCGTATCGCCGTCGTGGGTTTTCATCACGGCGCCTCGCTGCGCTGGCAGGGATGGGATGGCGACGTCCGGCTGCGTGACGGTGGCCGGGTGTTGCACTGGCTCGCCGACCACGGCGTTGTCGATCCGCTGGCGCGGGCGGCGAAGCGGCAACGCGCACGTCAGGAGGCACAACTCGCTCAGGAACGCTGGAAGACCGCGGCGCCCGCCGCCGTACGTGACCTTGTGGATCTGGCGGTGGCCGCCAGTGGCTCCAGTGGAGTCCTTCCACGGAGCGTGTGCAGCCTGGTCGGCCGGCGTCTCGCGGAGGCCATCCCAGACCGGGTCGAACGAGCTGCCGCCCTGCTGATCTGGTACGGCTCAGGGACGGGACGCTGTTCCGGCTACCCGGTACACGAAGCGCTGCCGGCATCCGCTCTCAGCGATACGCCGATCGGTGATCTCGTTGAGGCCCTGCAGCTTTTTCCCACCGACGCTCGAATTGTGGCCGGTGCCGTGCGGCATCTCTGCAGCTGGAAGAGCCGCACCCATCAGGCGCGGGACATCACTCGACTGTCGCCTGAGCTGCGGGCACGACTGCTTGCTGTGGCGTGCGAATCGGGCGACGACGACAAGCATCGCCGCGCAGAGCGGTGGCTGGGTGTTTACGCGGGGTGACAGCCGCGCGGCACAAAGTTAGCCCGCATTTGTTGGCACGACAGAAAATACGCCTGCCACGCGAGTCGGCGCGGCACCACAGGTGACCGAGCATTCTTGTCAGCGGGTAAGACCATAGTTTGGGTGCGACCGACTGTGACCGCGACATGGATCTCCGATGATTTTAGAATGGACACGAATCTCCATCGGTCGACCGCCGTTCACCGTTGACCCTGCGCACGGTCGAGGGCATGTCTGCATAGATGATGGCACCACTATTTCTGTCTTCGGTGGAAAGTAGGCCCTCTTCCTCGTTTGTATTGGTGTCGACCCGATACGTCCGGCCGGCGGGACTCGTCCAGATGAAGACGCCTGATTCTGGCTGGTCCAGCGTCCAGCCACCTCGATGGTCAAGGCCTTCATTTGTGGCGTGGCGCAGAGGACCGGGACGCGCGAGCTCCCGCCTGCGGCCCCCGACGGTGGGGCCCGCGGCTTGATCGCTGTTTGTGCACTCGGGTGGTCGCGATCTGGCCCCGCAGGCAACCACGGCAGGGCACAAACCGAGATCACCGAGCGGCTGGCGCGTCGGGCCGGAGCGTTCGCCGTCACAGAACTGCGGAGTGACTTCTCCGTGTGATCGGCTGGTGGGGAAATCGGAGCAGCGCGCCAACGGCACCCAGGATCCGCCCGATCGCCGGGCCGTTCATGATCTGGTGGGATTTTCGGAGTCCCAGCTCCGAAAATCCCACCAGATCATCGACTGCCATCGGTGGCCACGGCTGGCGGCAGGCTCATCACCGTTCACCGTCAACACCAGCCAACCCGGCGGGGCACATGGATATTCTGCCTAGTTGCTGAGGCCTGGGTCGATCTCCCGACCGCTGGCGGATCAAGCGTCTCTGCTCGGACGCCCTTCCTTACAAAATCGTTCCTGCCCGTCCACCGCCACCCGCGCTCGTCTACCGGTTGAGATTTCAAAGCCCAAGCGAGTGCCTGGATAGCCAGGCTCGGTATTGCACCTTCAGGGCGTCTCGTCGCTCTCGTGTTGGGAGGATGACGTCGGCGCCGCCGTCGTAGGGGTGATACAGCCACCCGAGGTCGATCGGCGCGAGGATCACATTTGCGAGTTCGTCGTTTGCGACAGCCCTCAGCACGGCGTCGATCGCGCCCTGCCGCCAGGGCATCACCTCGGCATAGAGCTGGGTGTAGCTACGCCACTCGGGGGCTTCGTCCGGCTCCTCCAGCACGGTTCGCCAGTGCCACGCCCTCGGGGCGATCTGCGAGCGTGTCGGCCAGACCGGAGAACCGGGTTCCACGTTCTCTGTCCACTCGCTGGTCACGACCAGGAGGTCGGGCCCTGGAGCGAGCGCCGACAGCACGGTGTAGTGCCGGCGAAGCACGATGGCGTACTCGGTCTCGTCGGTGGGGTACCGCTTCGACTCGGGAAGGCTGTGGAACCTCACCCATCGGTCCGGGTATCGGTCGCGCAGCCAGTGCGCGACCGGAGGACACTCGGGCCACCGCCGCTCCCACGACTGCGTCAAGGTCGACGCGGTCAGCACCTGGTTCGCCCCCATCAAGCCGTCATGCCGCGCCTGGAGGGCGCCGTGTTGGCGCCGAATGCCGCATGGAATTGCTCGCGGCACGCCTGCTGAACGACCGCCCGAATTTGATCATCGGCTGGGAGTCGCGGGAACTTCCATTCGTCGGCGAGGAGGTAAAGCCGACCCAGTGGCAGGCTGGTGACTGCCTCATCAGGGTAGGGGTCGACCATCCTGTCGTTATCGGCCATCTCGTGGATCTTGTCGAGGACCCATTGCTCGGTCGCGCGTCCCTGGACGTGTAGTTCGGCGATGGTGGTAAAGGTGGTCATGGCGGTCGCGCATTTCCGGCCGCGCTCCGCGGTGTCGAGATCGGACCGGTCCAAGCCGCAGTCGCCCAGGGCTGCTTCGAGCAGGTCGTGAACGGCGCCAAGGTCGCGTCCGCTGAGCCCCGCGAGCTCGGCAAGGGCTTCGCCGTCGTAGCCAGCGACCAGCCAGTGCGCCGCCCACAGCGGGATCGGCTCCACCGGCACTGTGCCCAGGACCCACCAGGCGGCGACAAGCCGCGGCGACGGAGGTTGGTCCGGCCAGTCATCCACGCCCGCATCATCCCGACGCTCGCCGTGCCCGTCGCGCCCATTACCCACGACGGCGGACCCGCGACCACGGCCCACCTCTGCACGACTGCAGGAAATGACACCCTCGACCCTGGTCAAGGGTCACATTTGTGAAGATCGACATATGACGCTGACCTGCACGTTCTTGCCGGCCTGAGGTCGGGGAGTCCTACTTCTGATCGTTTGCCAGCGCAGCACCGGACGTTGACCTGGGGGTTCGGGTGGTTGTCGCCGAGGATCCGGCGGCGGCGGGTGAGGGTGTCCTCGGCCAGTGCTCGGGCGGCGGCGTGGTTGCCAGCCTCGGCCAACCGGATGGCGAGGGTGTGGGCGCCGGACAGCCGCCCGGCAAACCGCACCCACACTCGCCGGTGCTCATAGTGGGACGGCCTGGGCGCGTTTCGGACGGCGGAATGGGACCCGCGAGCGACGCGAGCCAGGAAACACAGAGACCGGAGGCGAGGGTGCGTGCGGATGACAAACGATCATTCGAGGCGTTCATGGGAGAGGCGGCCGGCCGGCTTCTCCTGACCGCTGTGCTGCTGTCAGGTGGCGACCGGGCCGCTGGTGAGGACCTGCTGCAGTCCGCGTTTGAGAAGGTGCTGCGGCACTGGCCCAGGATCGCCGACGACCAGCCCGAGGCCTACGTCCGCCGAGCCCTGGTCAACGGGGCCACGTCCCGATGGCGACGGCTGCGCGCCCGGGTCACCGAGGTGCCGCTGCTCGTCGACGGCGCGTGGACCGTCGATCCGGCCGAGGCGGGCACGGATCACGCCGACCGGCTAACCGTCCGCGACGGCCTGATCCGCGCCCTGCGCGCCCTCCCGCCGAAGCAACGAGCCGTCATCGTGCTCCGCTACGTCGACGACCTGCCCGAAGGCGACGTCGCCGCCGTGCTCGGCTGCTCGATCGGCACCGTCCGCGCCCAGGCTCACCGCGGCCTGTTGCGGCTCCGCAGCAGCGAGCACCTCGCCGGCCTAGGCCCCTATGCCCCGCGCCCGCAGGCCGTGGCGACGCCGACCGCCGACATCCTGACCAACGGGCGCTCTAAGTCTGTCGCCGTCACTGCCGAGGGGGAGAACTGGTGAACCGGATCGACGACACCGACCTGCTCGCCCACCTGCGTGCCCTGCGCACCGACCCGCCGCCGGGCGGCATCCCGCCGACGTTCGGCCCGGCCGTCCACGCGCGCGCCCGCCGGCACCGCTCCCGTGGCCGGCTCGCCGCGGTCGCCGCCGTCGTTGCTGTGATCGTCGCCGGTTTCGCGATCCCCGTCGGCCTGCGCACCGGCTTCACGATCACCCCCGCCCGGACCGTCGACCCCGCGCGGCCCCCCCTCCCGTGGGCCTACGGCGGCCTGACGACCAACTGGCTACCCGCGGGCAGCGTCCACGTCGGCGATGACCACGGCTTCGCCACCCCGGCGTTCGCCGCTCGGGGGCCGGTCCCGCAGGGCCCGGACGGCTGGATCAGCAACCAGTCCTGGACCTACAACAGCGCGTTCGTGCGCCCCGACGGCGGGCAGACCGCCATGATCACCGTCACCGTCGACTGGCTGCCCGACGCCGACGGCTACACCGTCGACAACCTACGAGCCTACTTCCCCGCTGCGACCGGCACCACGGTCGCCGGCCAGCCCGCCCTCCAGGTCGGCGACGGCGTCACCCCCAGCGATCCGAGAGCCCTGGCCAGCGAGCCCCCGCTGCCCGGCGGCGACGGTACCAACGCCCGCTATCAGGGCGCCCTCTACTGGCAGGCCGGCCCGCACGGCCCGACGCTCGGCGTCATCGTCAGCGACGTCGTCCCCGTCGACTGGGCCGAGGTGCGCGCGATCGCCGCCGGGCTGCGCCCCGGCACCCGGCCCGGCGCGGTCGGCGAGGCCGACACGGCAGCGATCCGCGCCGTCGTCGCGGCCGCGTTCACCCCGACCACCCCGGACGACCAGTGGGTCGCCGCCGTCCAGGACGGGCAGGCACTGCTCGCCACCCGCCGGAAGATCCTCACCGACTATCCCGGCTTCGCCGCGACGCTGAAGATTACCGTCAGCCAGCCGGCAAGCGTCGACGCGACCCACGCCACGATCGAGACCGAACTGACCTTCACCGAGCCGAAGCACCCGATCAGCCCGGGCCGCATATCGGACTACGTGACCGACACCATGGTCCGCACCGGTTCCGGCTGGCAGGTCAGCGGCGCCAGCTTTTGTGCCGCGTTCCGAACCATCAGCCTGCTCGAACAGTGTCCCTGAAGCCGTGACCACACGGCGGCCCACCGGTCTCCCGACCGGTGGGCCGCCTGTCTTTTCCGCGAAGCTGCGCCGGCCCCATGCTGCGCGAGATTCTCCCGCGGCGGCGTCCATCGGGAGTGTCTCGTGATCGGTTCCGCCGTCGTCCTCCGGCGCCCGGTCTAATCTGCCGGCTGGGTTTAGAGAGTCGGGATGCGCTTCGTGACTGGTCGCAGGCCGTGACTGCTCTGGAATCACGCCAGTCGGCCGCAACGGCCGAGACGACCTGCGACCCCCGCCTGCACGAACGCGAGAAATGACACCCCCGACCCTGTTTGGCCGAATGGTGATGGCGACACAACAGGCCAAGGTTGTCGAGTGCGGTTCGACCGCCCGTGGCGTGAGCGACCGTATGATCGATATCGCAGCAGGTAGCGGGCATTCCGCAGCCGGGAAAGACACATCGGGTGTCCCGATGTCGGATGAGCCGGGCAAGCGCCGGGGTCGGAATCCGCCGGTGTCCGAGGTCCAGGACAGTGCCGGTGTCCGGGTCGGTCAGGACACGGCGCCAGTTCGCGTCAGCGGCCAGCATCCGGCCGACCGTGGCCGGGATCGGGCCATGGCCGACGAGTTCGGCGGGGTTGTCGTCCAGCCCAGCGAGGGTGCCGACGGCAGCGATGACCTGAATCTCGACCTTCACCAACTCGCGGCGGTTACCCAACAGCAACGCAGCGAGAACGTCCGCGCGCCGGGCGTCGATCGGCCGCCTGTCGCCGTCGGCACGGGCATCGGCTTTCGCGATCCGGTCGATCCGCTCGAAGATCGCGTGTGCGTCGTGGGCCGCCAACGTCGCCGACAGCAGACCCATGCCGTCTTCAAGAGCCTGTACGGCGACGCCACGCTGAGCGTGCGCTTCCTTGCGCCGCCGCGCGGCGGCGTCCGGATCGATCCGAGCGACCATCCGGTGCAGCTTGCGGCGCCACTGCGACGGCGACTTCAACCGGCCGCCGGCCAGCATCTGCGCCTCGACGGTGGCTCGTTGCCCGTCGGACAGCGCCTGGGTGACGTCGTGCAGCGCGAGCAGCCGAGGGTAGTCCAGCTGGCCCGACGTCAACGCGTCGAGCGCGTCGGGCACCTGATGGGCGATATCCCAGGCCCGCGCGAGCCGGCCGGAAGCGGTGCGGGGCGACTGACCCAGCTCGGCGGCGAGGAACTCCGAATAGGGCCCACCGCTCTCGTCGCCGTCGTCGGAAGGCGCCGGCCGAAGCCTGGCCAGGTGGACCTGCGCCCGGATCGTCAAGCCCTGCAGACGGGAGGCCAGCCGGACAAGCTCCACCACCAGGTCAAACGCCGCTTCCTCGGCGCAGCCCGCCAGCCCGGCCGGCATGGCCTCCAGGGCGGTATCCGCCTGGGCGAGCCACCTCAACGGTCCACCTTCAGGCCCCGCGGCAGAAGACACCGCGTCCAGAGACACCGCGCCCGGCTCTTCCGTCGCGGTGACGGGCATCTGAGCGGCGGCGATCGGGCGGGAGGGGCGCGCCGCTGATCGGGACAACGGCCGCCGTGGCGCCGGCGAACTGAACCCAGACGGTCTGGAACCGGTGGGTCGGAGGGAAGGTCCGGACCAGCTGCCCCTGCGCGGCCCAGCGGTATCCGCGGGACCCGCCTGTGGGTCGGGCGACGACGGAGCATGGCCGCCATGCATATCGAACATGGGTTCATGGTAGCTCGGAGGAGGGGGAAATCAACCGCGCCGGAATTCGGGCCAGGCACGGTCGGCGGCGTCGGACCAGCCATTCCGGCCGCCCTCCCCAGTTTAGATGGAGGGGGCAACCGGACCGCACTAACTGGATTTACCCGGAAGACGCGGTTACCGCTTCCCGCACGTTCGACGACACGGAAAAGGAAACGCAACCGCGACTTTCGTGAATCACAGCTGCAAGCGATCCAACCGGGCCGTCAGTATCACCGTCCGGGCCAGACGACGGAAACCCCTGCCAGACCAGGCGGCGATGCGGACGCCCAGCATCCGCACGCATGGGATCACGAACATGATGGGCATGCCGGATGAAGGATGTTCCCGGCCGCCACCGCCGCCTTACCGAAGAGATGACCGACCACGACGACGGCACGGGCGACCCACCGGTGAGCGTGCGCGCTCACGCGGACCACAGGACAACCGGGCGCCTGGCCTGGTTGCCAGCGCGGGTTAGTCACCTGTGACCGTCGCCGCCGCCGGTCCCCGCGTGAGGAAGGCCCACGCGGGTTCCATCACCGGTTTTGCCTACACCGTCGCTATGGGGGTCAGCGGGCCGCCGGCGGCGCCGGGGAGGCGTAGGGGCGGGGCGGTGAGCAGGAAGCTGGTGCGGTTGTTCTCGCGGAGCCAGGCGGCCAGGTCGTGGAGGTACCAGAGCTCACCGAGCGGGATGCCGAGCTTGAACAGGCACAGCTCGTGGATCGGCAGCAGGGTGTGCGGCTCGCGGCTCGCGGGCGCGAAACCCTCGACGGCGTAGTTGTCGGCGATGAGCGCCGACAGCCCGGAGTCGAGGATCCACTGCAGGATCCCGTCGTCCTGCGCGTCGAGGTAGGGGTACATCGCCTGGATACGAGACTCGTCGGGCTTGCCGTTCCACTCCAGGATCTTGGTGGCATACCCGGTGTGGAGGATCACCATGTCGCCGGGGCGGATCTCCACCTTGTCGGCGTCGATGATCTCGCGCAGCGTCTTCCAGCTGACCCCGGTCCACTCCTCGGTGTTCCCGAGATGGTGAGCGATGTCGATCAGCACGGCGCGACCCTGCACGCCGTGCGCGGCCATGTGCTCCAGGCCGAGGTGCCGGGCGAAGCTGAGGCTGCCGCTGCCGTCGCCCTTGGCGTCCTCCTGCGGCCCGATCACGTCCTCGTCAGGCCGGAAACCGTTGTAGTAGACCGGCTCCTCGACCCCGTCGCCGTCCGCGTCGAAGAGCGCGCCCTGGTGAACCAGCGCGTCCCACTGCGTGGAGTACTGCAACCAGAGCGTCACCAGGTCGTCGGACCAGACGTCGGTGAACGAGTAGTGCAGCCGATCCCGCCCGACCACGTTGTAGAAGACGTCGGGCTTGTGCTTCAGGTCCTCCGTGGGCCGCAGGATCGGCGGGTAGCGGCGCTGGTTGAGCGAGCTGCCACCAGGGAGGTCCAGCGGGAGGCTCAGCGAGAACGAACGGCCGGCGGAGATCTCGCGGACGCCCTCGAGCACCTTCTCCGGCGTGATCATGTTGACGCGGCCGAGCTCGTCGTCGTCGCCCCAGTCGCCCCAGTTCGAGTCCTGCGGACGCTGCTTCCAGCGCTTTGCCACTGTTCCTCCTCAGGACCGGGACGGCCACCCGCCCAGCGAACCTAGCCAGTCTTGTACCGAGCGGTCAACGATTTGACGGCCGCGTATCCTGACCGGCGGGGAGACGTACGCAGCGGCACGGGACACGGCCTCCGGCGGCACAGGCCAGCGCCTGACCAGAACTCCTGACCTCAAACGGCACCGGCCCGCACCTGACCGCCAACGACACAGCCAACGACACAGCTGAGCCGAACGGAGCGACCGCGAAGGCCATGACGGAGGTCATTGTTCGGCGCAGCGCCAAGTGGGAGCTGCGCCGCCAGGCGATCATCGACACGTCCGCGCACGTCTTCGCCCAGCGGGGGTTCCACGGCACCAGCACGGCCGAACTCTGCGAAGCCAACCAGGTCGGCAAGGGCGCGCTTTACTACTACATCGGCTCCAAGGAGCAGCTGCTCGTCGCGATCCACGACCGGGTGATGGACGAGGTGATGGTCGGCGCCGACAGGGCGGCGAGCTCGGAGGGCACTCCGCCCGAGCAGCTCGCCCAGCTCGGCGCCGAACTCCTCGACGTCATCCACCGCTATCCCGACCACGTCTGGGTCTTCCTGCACGAGTTCCCCGCGCTCACCGGTGAGAACGCCGAGACGTTCCGGCAGCGGCGCCGGGAATACGAGATGCGCGTCGAGGACATCTTCGAGGCGGGCCAGCGCACCGGCCACTTTCGCGACATCGACCCGCCGATGGCGGCGAAGGCGTGGCTGGGCATGCACAACTACACCTACCTGTGGCTGCGCCCGGGCGGGCGCGTCGGCGTGCTCGACCTCGCCGCACAGTACGCCGACATCTTCGTCCGCGGCATCTCCGCCGCACCGCCGTCCGCCGGCACCGTCACCAGGCCGCCGACGGACGTGGCCGGTACGCCGGCGCCGGCGGTCCCCTCGGCGCGGACGGGCGCGAAGAAGCGGCGTCAGGGCACCGCGTAGCCCAGTAGGCGGCTACGGCTCGGGGAGCCGGCTACGGGCGGGAGCCGGCTACGGCGCGGCGTAACCGCCGTCGACGACGATCGCCGACCCTGTGGTCCACCGTGACGCGTCGCTCGCCAGGTAGGAGTAGGCACCGACCAGGTCGTCGGCCGCGCCGAGGCCGAGCGGGTGCTTCGCCGCGATCGCGTCGATCGCGTTCTGGGGCAGCTCCGTGTGCATTCCGGAGAGGAACGTGCCGGGGCAGACCGCGTTCACCCGGATGCCGTCGCGGGCGTACTCGACGGCGGCGACCTTGGCGAGGTGGATCACGCCGGCCTTGGTGACGCAGTACGGCGCCGAGTGCGACCACGCGGTGATGCCCGCCACCGACGCCGTCAGGATGATCGACCCGCTGCCCTGCTTACGCATGGGTCCCACGGCGGCATGGATGGCGTTGACGGCGCCCAGCACGTTGACCCGGAACGACCGGTCCCAGTCCGCGGTCGTCAGGTTGTGGATGCGCCCGTTCTGCGCGAGCACGCCGGCGTTGCTGATGAGGACGTCGAGCCGGCCGAAACGTTCCACCGCCAGGCGCACGACGGCCTCGACCTGTGCCAGGTCGCTGACGTCGGCGACGGCGGTCTCCGGCTTCGCGTCGCCACCCTCGATGCCCTCCGCCGTCGCTGCCAGCGCCGCCTCGCTGACATCGGCCAGGACGAGGTCGGTGCCGGGCTCGGCCGCGAACGTGCGCGCCAGGGCTGAACCGAGGGTGCCGCCCGCGCCGAGCAGCACCACCACGCGTCGCCCGGAAGGGCTTGGTCGACCGGACTGCTGATCGGACATCTGACCTGACCTTTTACTTGAGTAGGTAGCCGCCATCGACAGTGAGGACGGCTCCGGTGAGGAAATCGGCGGCGGCGGAGGCCAGGAACAGGTAG of the Pseudofrankia saprophytica genome contains:
- a CDS encoding DUF3885 domain-containing protein, with product MGANQVLTASTLTQSWERRWPECPPVAHWLRDRYPDRWVRFHSLPESKRYPTDETEYAIVLRRHYTVLSALAPGPDLLVVTSEWTENVEPGSPVWPTRSQIAPRAWHWRTVLEEPDEAPEWRSYTQLYAEVMPWRQGAIDAVLRAVANDELANVILAPIDLGWLYHPYDGGADVILPTRERRDALKVQYRAWLSRHSLGL
- a CDS encoding tetratricopeptide repeat protein gives rise to the protein MWVRFAGRLSGAHTLAIRLAEAGNHAAARALAEDTLTRRRRILGDNHPNPQVNVRCCAGKRSEVGLPDLRPARTCRSASYVDLHKCDP
- a CDS encoding SigE family RNA polymerase sigma factor encodes the protein MRADDKRSFEAFMGEAAGRLLLTAVLLSGGDRAAGEDLLQSAFEKVLRHWPRIADDQPEAYVRRALVNGATSRWRRLRARVTEVPLLVDGAWTVDPAEAGTDHADRLTVRDGLIRALRALPPKQRAVIVLRYVDDLPEGDVAAVLGCSIGTVRAQAHRGLLRLRSSEHLAGLGPYAPRPQAVATPTADILTNGRSKSVAVTAEGENW
- a CDS encoding HNH endonuclease signature motif containing protein; this translates as MPAGLAGCAEEAAFDLVVELVRLASRLQGLTIRAQVHLARLRPAPSDDGDESGGPYSEFLAAELGQSPRTASGRLARAWDIAHQVPDALDALTSGQLDYPRLLALHDVTQALSDGQRATVEAQMLAGGRLKSPSQWRRKLHRMVARIDPDAAARRRKEAHAQRGVAVQALEDGMGLLSATLAAHDAHAIFERIDRIAKADARADGDRRPIDARRADVLAALLLGNRRELVKVEIQVIAAVGTLAGLDDNPAELVGHGPIPATVGRMLAADANWRRVLTDPDTGTVLDLGHRRIPTPALARLIRHRDTRCVFPGCGMPATCCDIDHTVAHATGGRTALDNLGLLCRHHHSAKQGRGCHFSRSCRRGSQVVSAVAADWRDSRAVTACDQSRSASRLSKPSRQIRPGAGGRRRNRSRDTPDGRRRGRISRSMGPAQLRGKDRRPTGRETGGPPCGHGFRDTVRAG
- a CDS encoding cyclase family protein, with protein sequence MAKRWKQRPQDSNWGDWGDDDELGRVNMITPEKVLEGVREISAGRSFSLSLPLDLPGGSSLNQRRYPPILRPTEDLKHKPDVFYNVVGRDRLHYSFTDVWSDDLVTLWLQYSTQWDALVHQGALFDADGDGVEEPVYYNGFRPDEDVIGPQEDAKGDGSGSLSFARHLGLEHMAAHGVQGRAVLIDIAHHLGNTEEWTGVSWKTLREIIDADKVEIRPGDMVILHTGYATKILEWNGKPDESRIQAMYPYLDAQDDGILQWILDSGLSALIADNYAVEGFAPASREPHTLLPIHELCLFKLGIPLGELWYLHDLAAWLRENNRTSFLLTAPPLRLPGAAGGPLTPIATV
- a CDS encoding TetR/AcrR family transcriptional regulator, which translates into the protein MTEVIVRRSAKWELRRQAIIDTSAHVFAQRGFHGTSTAELCEANQVGKGALYYYIGSKEQLLVAIHDRVMDEVMVGADRAASSEGTPPEQLAQLGAELLDVIHRYPDHVWVFLHEFPALTGENAETFRQRRREYEMRVEDIFEAGQRTGHFRDIDPPMAAKAWLGMHNYTYLWLRPGGRVGVLDLAAQYADIFVRGISAAPPSAGTVTRPPTDVAGTPAPAVPSARTGAKKRRQGTA
- a CDS encoding SDR family NAD(P)-dependent oxidoreductase, which translates into the protein MSDQQSGRPSPSGRRVVVLLGAGGTLGSALARTFAAEPGTDLVLADVSEAALAATAEGIEGGDAKPETAVADVSDLAQVEAVVRLAVERFGRLDVLISNAGVLAQNGRIHNLTTADWDRSFRVNVLGAVNAIHAAVGPMRKQGSGSIILTASVAGITAWSHSAPYCVTKAGVIHLAKVAAVEYARDGIRVNAVCPGTFLSGMHTELPQNAIDAIAAKHPLGLGAADDLVGAYSYLASDASRWTTGSAIVVDGGYAAP